In one Bacteroidia bacterium genomic region, the following are encoded:
- a CDS encoding helix-turn-helix domain-containing protein, with product MASFGHYIKTEREQRNWTQTEFGAKIGINSSAISRIENGTQKFSKSKLPNLSEVFQIDLQKITDLFYADKFALEAYENHCSENVFVVAEDNVKYIKSTHTKQAKLNF from the coding sequence ATGGCAAGTTTCGGACATTACATAAAAACAGAGCGAGAGCAAAGAAATTGGACACAGACTGAATTTGGAGCTAAAATTGGCATTAACTCAAGTGCGATTAGTAGAATTGAAAACGGAACTCAAAAATTCAGCAAATCCAAACTTCCCAACCTTTCAGAAGTGTTTCAAATTGACTTACAAAAAATTACTGACTTATTTTATGCAGACAAATTTGCTTTAGAAGCATACGAAAATCATTGCTCGGAGAATGTTTTTGTGGTTGCAGAAGATAATGTAAAGTACATTAAGAGTACCCACACAAAACAAGCCAAACTAAATTTTTAA